ACTtctaaactataaaaattttctaattacttattttttaattcttaaattaatgaatatgtATGGGATATTCCagcttttaaaaatcgtaGTGTTCTGATTGACTCCatgagcttgacattaaaatggcaATAACTTGAAAGTTATGCGGAGTTtagaaaaactttattaaatataatctctagggaataaaattgcctacaaaaaatatcgtaTGACTtgttgtgataagtctgatcgtttcgctggaaaagtaaaaagatctcaaaatttactataaattcgAGTTCATCGGGTACAAATAACTactgaacagatggatttatcaaaaaatgataagacacttttttttagagcttttaatttcctacaaaaatatatcctgagCATATCtgtacaatgagccattgccgaggagtaaaattccaaacttaaaaattttttttttccgatgttatttgaatgggaaatcaaaaatcgcgaagagacaactcttattattaatatcgagagctcaaactttatcagaatttttttttcatcatgttgaacgatattttcacagtaactaaagaaaaaaaattacatttttttttgacccaccctaatatacatatttgaatagataaaaatatataaatgaaatttaaaagttataaaacatgagaaaaatatgTTTAACATTATTAGGGTAGGTTACAGCAGAGCttttattttcgtatatatatcgcgttactaatgCCAAAAGGGTGTATCTCAAAATATACGCTCTTTTGGCTCTGcagcgtataaaaaaaattttttctccaattaacttaggaatttttttttcattgaaatgaATCTGTTTTCCAATAGATTAGGTTATAAAGTCAtctattttacttttcttgtgattttttttccactgaaaatcgataataattaacaaaaaaaaaaccccgTAGGGGAAAGGAGGGCGAAATGGGctcccaaaatttttaacatggaaagtttgggggggggggggtaaatGGGCTGCCTAGACTTTGAAAAcctacgaatattttttagccaaacgggttcttaaaatttgtttactaGAAATGATTAAAGAATTATGATAAGGGGTAAACTAGGTCACGAGTTCAACAGCATTGCTaactaaaattcaattttttcgaattaatcgaATAGTAATTCAACAAAAGACATTgaattaagttattttaagGTCGAAATCTTCACTATCAActcttttttatactaaatagGAGCTAGAAAAcattactgtgaatatattttcgagctctttggggcccattttgccgcCTCCCCCCTTCcctacgcccttttggctttaaaaattttttttcttaaagccaaaagggcttatgggaaaaaattttgtttttcggTTTTTTCATAGACATATATACTGTTTTAACATTCTCAAGttgattgaagaaaaaaaaaattttttttacggctACAGAGCCAAAAAGGCgtatatttttagattataCTCTTGGCATTAGTATCGCGATATGTGATATTCTAtggcatttttatttttagccaAATCGGTTCGATTAGTTTTGAGAAATaagtttaagaaatttattttcccgcccagaaattaatttcacttAAGTTACAAACTTATAGAACcttcatatttaaataataatacctaTATATTCCTTTCTGAATACTAATCTATACCACTCTAAAAAAAGGATTTTGCAGACAGCAGTTGAAAATAAGATGAAATCCGTCGTTCCTGCCTTTGTTTCTGCAACTGCAGAGTTCACGAGATCGAAATtctcttaatttaaattgaaaaattctgTATCTCTATAAttagttgaaaagaaaaataagagAATAGCAATCTTGTGAAATCGATCAATCATCTAGTATATTTAAAAgtactaatatatttttggaaGCATAATCTGGTTGATCAGACTGAAAATCAtgaatttgagaaaaaatagcTTAGGGTCATGTcgataataaatcattaaatttttcagctcattattttaatgaacGCAATAGAtaagttataattaaagtTGAAATGACGTACAGCCAGTGCGTCTTTGTCCGTCTACTGACGTCTTAACTTATTTATTGACCATTATATCAATCAGTATTTCGACAACCATTTGAACCCTCTGGCTACTCATCAACTCTACGCATAAGAACCACCCAATTGCTtggaaatatattaaatatgataataaacgtacgtgattaaaaatttgtcgaaTAACAGCCGTCATTTTCACTTAAACCCCCCCCCCTATATTTATATTggttaataacaataataataataataataatttatcctTCAATGCGCCCGGAAGGAGTTAAGAGATCTCGATGTCAAGGCGCGCAAAGTCATGAAtatcaatcggagcatgcaGCTTAAGTCCTCAATCGCCAGATTATCCCTTCCCCAGCATATCAGTGAgagaggtctacagagcttgAACTATATGACCGTTTGGTTTTGGGTTtaacatacgaagttgtcaatttcactgCAGATTAAAATGACTTCCTTATACAAATGGTTCAAAGTCATGAGAATGGGCATAAAGGAGCATTTTTACATAAGGCAGCAATGTACGTAgcaaaatccctcggtctcggaaaagtaaaccctcttattgaactccccaaggaggaatttaagaggGTCGTCAGGAACGCTGAGCAGCAAAAAttgctcagtacacacatggacaagtccatgcacaaCGTATTctttaaacacgtgcgtgatcatggcttgtccacccagctgacgttttccttccttaagttAGCTGGCCTGATGTCTGGAACTGAAGGgtatatttttgcctgccaagatggtgtCATCAACACTCTCGAATACCGTGCTAAAGTGCTCCAGATGCAGCTGCCCGACACACTgtgtagggtgtgtaagcaacatcctgagacgcttatgcatctcttgtcagcatgtcctgtgcaTACATTCAGCGTCACAATactgctctgcgagtactttattaccaccttagacacacgcacggtatcgataagacaccagtgctgccttatctgccaggagatattccgcaagttgttgagaatgaccgttgccgtatTTATTGAAACGTAGCATTTGCAACAACGCGGAAAATCGACCACAataaacctgatattgtgctcttcgataaaaccactcGCAAGATTTATGTCATCGAGTTTTCAACACCCGCTGAACATCACGGTTAAAGAAAagcacaaacacgagatatatcaggatcgCCTGTTTGAAATTGGCAAATTTTACCCAAGCTACCGGGTCAAACGTCGTACTCATCGTTGGCGCCctaggagggatgaaacagtATTTGCGTCTACATTAGCgagaataccaacttgttcagcgcaagttgagtttttggcatcgcggatgcaaaaggctgttattctcgggtccctccgtctacttaggcaacgaaacttggcctgtCGCGCATGTCGACCATCTTGTTGATGGAGCACCGCAGAAATAATGAATTAGCGCTCAGGTaaggccctcggtagagtcggactgccggggataaccccctgagcattaaaaacaaacagcaacaataataataaaatttccatctctctttattaacaatataatttcaaaattccatgacatttacaataaatctttttttaaaaaaatttactaatacAAGTCGATATAACTCAATTGAATATTGTCAAtcattgaatatatatttatattcaacaTATAGCTCCTAGTAGTGACTTTGCACGTTAGTCAAATCCGAATCAACGTATTGCGAATGATCAATACCAATTAATTTAGGGGCTATGAATCCTGCATAATTTCTAGCCCCACGATGGAAAATTCCAATACCACTCAATGGTATGAAGCTCGAGCTAGCGGCAGGACGTGAATCAAAGTAAGGGACTGTCAGTTGACCGATTTCTTTTTTACTCGATCTTCTGAATGAAATTTGTTGGTTGGGATGAGAAATCACTTCATTTGTCGGGCTTTTCAAAGGATCTTGAGCTTCCAAAAGTTTTATTGTACtcctggaaaaataaaatgatcatttgaaataaaaattgacaaaatatcatataatatctgacaacataattattaatacaaatTACCTTCCTGTCGCATAATGTTGTTTACCGCGTTGCGTTTTTTCGTCAGCGACGATTCTCTTGAACGGTTCGTTCTTATCTGGAGTCAATATCCCGTTTTGATAGTCAAACTTTGTCGCCAGTACTTCCAACTGTATTGGGCTTAAATTCCATGAACCATCAGCATTATTTGCTTCCGCGTTACGGAACCGAACGCCAGTAACAACGTAATCTTTTTCTACGGCAACATCATCAAGGAATAAGGTTTTACGGTTGTAACGCAGATAAGTGTAATCCTCATCGTAAGCAAGTCCAATTTTTTTGCCGTCTTTTATTTTCCAGAATGCACCCTCCGGTACGTTTTGGCTGTATACTAATTTATCTAGGGGTACCCAAGAAGCGTTGTCACGGTCTATCGTGCCGCCAGGTCTCAGAGGAGCTTGCTCTATTTGAATTTGCACAACGTTGTCCTTTTTACGCAGCCTTACATTTGAGACGAccctgataaattattattattatttaataattttatttagcgaacatagttataatttatataaattttatttagcacCAAATTGTTCAAAAGCAATATGTATTAAATTCAACAATATGAATAGAATAGCATatattcttattaaataacttGCTAAAGGTGTTAGTAACTGTTCAAGTacttcattttaaatatagcAGTTTCGTCTTAGTGTACATATCACGCGTTACtgatgccataagggcgtatccCGAAAAAAATACCCTTGA
This window of the Microplitis mediator isolate UGA2020A chromosome 8, iyMicMedi2.1, whole genome shotgun sequence genome carries:
- the LOC130673131 gene encoding uncharacterized protein LOC130673131, with product MKRAMERASTDIMRCDPPQSLLDINSFSLTYFLGSYYLSTDQIGMRCSGSCKDINTVNKLACKTDLKDGADVNVPKYCPKRPCYGRLHSCTVRNAYQFCEANEGAGRRYWWIEKSVNGERRNSCDGRVVDTMTRSACTECMCECAEEGAESTATRTFSLMSQYADIKNNMVVSNVRLRKKDNVVQIQIEQAPLRPGGTIDRDNASWVPLDKLVYSQNVPEGAFWKIKDGKKIGLAYDEDYTYLRYNRKTLFLDDVAVEKDYVVTGVRFRNAEANNADGSWNLSPIQLEVLATKFDYQNGILTPDKNEPFKRIVADEKTQRGKQHYATGRSTIKLLEAQDPLKSPTNEVISHPNQQISFRRSSKKEIGQLTVPYFDSRPAASSSFIPLSGIGIFHRGARNYAGFIAPKLIGIDHSQYVDSDLTNVQSHY